Proteins co-encoded in one Pocillopora verrucosa isolate sample1 chromosome 1, ASM3666991v2, whole genome shotgun sequence genomic window:
- the LOC131785921 gene encoding fibroblast growth factor receptor 3: MILSALLFKAILVAVLGFLDNWHADACSVPNIREKEGNEIKVIEVTSGEDVKLTCQIRTANQTSKPRYYWLKDNQTLSPSSHQRLRLKLYRYLKIKRAKKEDAGFYTCVAINDCGKNPFTMHLFVGSPTLNPNKITVGAAPRFTVSQNKMRRNLLQVPVGNSVKLDCSADGNPRPTVKWYKDGNLFKERRSGHKLSLSPWTTWLSLKDLVPSDTGSYMCNVSNSYGWINHTYKVDVHERARAEPVVHPMENVTVYRGENASLTCKALSDSMPHFQWLRWFPTSFNSSTNGPIESPHYEIVNKEDADQHVIIPSSGGKKFDFHGVKLTLLNVTKRDEGKYTCIVGNAVGYVSEHAYIIVQNIDKAKPNEAQRTESTTDGSTVSLTSISSESEAVTQTSMGWTDRIRYPAAVIAVSVGVVVMLIIASSLCYWQVKKGRASSSATMKSRHNIDSLQVKYVVQSNEYVIVPDLKGHGNDFGTN, from the exons ATGATACTAAGTGCTCTCCTGTTCAAAGCGATTCTTGTTGCTGTCCTAGGCTTTCTGGATAATTGGCACGCAGATGCGTGTTCAG tTCCTAACATTCGTGAAAAGGAAGGAAACGAGATAAAAGTCATCGAGGTGACCAGCGGAGAGGATGTTAAACTCACTTGCCAGATCAGAACCGCTAATCAGACCTCAAAACCAAGGTATTACTGGCTCAAAGACAATCAGACGCTCAGTCCATCGAGTCATCAACGTCTGAGGTTAAAACTCTACAGATACCTAAAGATAAAAAGAGCCAAGAAAGAGGACGCCGGCTTCTACACCTGTGTCGCAATAAATGACTGTGGCAAGAACCCTTTTACAATGCACCTATTTGTCGGAA gtCCAACACTGAATCCCAACAAAATTACAGTAGGAG CTGCTCCAAGATTTACGGTATCGCAAAATAAGATGAGGCGCAACCTTCTTCAAGTACCCGTTGGAAACTCTGTAAAGCTGGACTGTTCTGCTGACGGAAACCCTCGTCCTACCGTGAAATGGTACAAAGACGgaaacttgtttaaagaaaGGAGAAGTGGCCACAAACTGTCTTTGAGTCCATGGACAACCTGGTTGAGTCTGAAGGACTTGGTTCCCTCTGACACTGGGTCATACATGTGTAATGTGAGCAACTCATACGGATGGATTAATCATACATACAAAGTAGACGTTCATG aaCGAGCTCGTGCTGAACCAGTCGTTCACCCCATGGAAAATGTCACAGTTTATCGAGGAGAGAATGCCAGCTTAACATGCAAAGCATTAAGTGATTCCATGCCTCATTTCCAGTGGCTAAGGTGGTTTCCTACAAGTTTCAACAGTTCGACAAACGGTCCAATTGAAAGTCCTCACTACGAAATCGTGAATAAAGAAGATGCAGACCAACATGTAATTATACCATCAAGTGGTGGCAAAAAGTTTGATTTCCACGGAGTGAAGTTGACTTTGTTAAATGTCACAAAGAGGGACGAAGGCAAATACACTTGCATTGTGGGAAATGCTGTTGGTTACGTATCCGAACATGCTTACATCATTGTCCAAAACATTG ataaagcaaaaccaaatgAAGCTCAGCGAACTGAAAGCACCACAGATG GTTCTACTGTTAGCCTGACATCCATCAGTTCTGAAAGTGAAGCAGTTACGCAGACGTCAATGGGTTGGACTGATAGAATAAGGTACCCGGCGGCTGTAATCGCAGTTTCAGTGGGCGTGGTCGTTATGTTGATCATAGCTTCCAGTCTCTGTTATTGGCAGGTAAAGAAAGGCCGAGCGAGCTCGTCCGCAACGATGAAAAGCCGACACAACATCGATTCACTTCAAGTGAAGTACGTAGTCCAGTCAAATGAGTACGTAATAGTGCCAGACCTAAAAGGACACGGGAATGATTTTGGCACTAACTGA